In Glandiceps talaboti chromosome 16, keGlaTala1.1, whole genome shotgun sequence, a single window of DNA contains:
- the LOC144447661 gene encoding PHD finger protein 6-like, translated as MKIDEGKCAFCHKGKDEEDVQLCGKLYIHGKRAAHYNCMLFSSGLYQKDTSPKAAKFDDFGGGFEVKSVIKEMKRGQILRCSCKSCHDKKGATVGCDRSDCKATYHYLCAMKEGKFHQRPSDEMSDR; from the exons ATGAAGATAGATGAAGGAAAGTGTGCATTCTGTCACAAGGGAAAGGATGAAGAAGATGTACAGCTGTGTGGAAAACTATACATCCATGGAAAACGAGCAGCACATTACAATTGCATG CTTTTTTCCAGTGGTTTGTATCAAAAAGATACCTCTCCAAAAGCTGCAAAGTTTGATGACTTTGGAGGTGGATTTGAAGTGAAGTCTGTCATAAAAGAAATGAAGCGTGGACAAATACTG CGATGCTCTTGTAAAAGCTGTCATGACAAGAAGGGTGCAACAGTTGGATGTGATCGCAGTGATTGCAAAGCTACTTACCATTATCTGTGTGCCATGAAGGAGGGAAAATTTCACCAAAGACCATCTGATGAGATGAGTGATAGGTAA